ACCGCCTGTCGTGAAAGCCTAGGGTTCGTAGCGGAAGTTCACGTTCATCACGTCTTCTCCCGGCCCCACGGTAACCGTGTGCCGGTCGGGATAGAGCGTCTGCTGCAGGAAATCCCGCTCCACGCAGTAATCCCCGGGCGTGAGGCCGTCGAAGCGGTACTCGCCATGTGGGTGGTCTGATTCCGTCGTGGCGATGTCCGCCCCGCCCGGGCAGGCTCCGGGTTTCAGATGGATGATCGCCCCGTTCACGTAATCGTCCACTTCGGAAGCGTCCCGCACGCCGTTGTGATTGCCGTCGATGAAAGTGTATCCGCTGATCGAACCCAATTCGGGCGTGGGTGTGGGCGGCGGTGTGAGGATCGGGATGCCGCTCTTATCGCCGGTCACCGAGGCGTACATGCCCCAGATCCAGCAGTAGGGCGGCGGCGCATCGGGGTTCTCGATGTACCAAAAAGACTCGTCGGCCAGTTTGCCCACAACAGGCGCCTCCTCGCCGACCAGCAGCGCGCCCAGGTAGTCGTACACCTCTCCCGGTCCGAAGCGGCAGTTGGTGTCCACGCTCACGCTCACCAGCGGCGCTCCGAGCGTGGGCGTGGCGCTTGGCTCGGGCGTCTCACTGGGTGCGGCGGAACCCGGCCCGGGTTCACCCGGG
This region of Anaerolineales bacterium genomic DNA includes:
- a CDS encoding SdrD B-like domain-containing protein, with protein sequence PGEPGPGSAAPSETPEPSATPTLGAPLVSVSVDTNCRFGPGEVYDYLGALLVGEEAPVVGKLADESFWYIENPDAPPPYCWIWGMYASVTGDKSGIPILTPPPTPTPELGSISGYTFIDGNHNGVRDASEVDDYVNGAIIHLKPGACPGGADIATTESDHPHGEYRFDGLTPGDYCVERDFLQQTLYPDRHTVTVGPGEDVMNVNFRYEP